In one Chryseobacterium camelliae genomic region, the following are encoded:
- the sucD gene encoding succinate--CoA ligase subunit alpha — MSILVNKDSKVIVQGFTGNEGTFHASQMIEYGTNVVGGVTPGKGGSEHLGKPVFNTVADAVAKAGANVSIIFVPPAFAADAIMEAAEAGIKVIVCITEGIPVADMVKVKSYIADRDCRLIGPNCPGIITSEEAKIGIMPGFVFKKGKVGIVSKSGTLTYEAADQVVRAGYGISTAIGIGGDPIIGTTTREALELFINDPETEAVVMIGEIGGGLEAEAARWYKASGSTKPVVGFIAGQTAPKGRTMGHAGAIVGGAEDTAQAKMEIMRENGINVVDSPADIGATVAKVLG, encoded by the coding sequence ATGTCAATTTTAGTAAACAAAGATTCTAAAGTAATTGTACAAGGATTTACAGGGAACGAAGGTACTTTCCACGCAAGCCAGATGATCGAATACGGAACAAACGTAGTAGGTGGTGTTACTCCGGGAAAAGGAGGTAGCGAGCATTTAGGAAAGCCTGTATTCAATACTGTTGCTGATGCTGTTGCAAAAGCTGGAGCTAATGTAAGTATCATTTTCGTACCACCTGCATTTGCTGCAGATGCGATTATGGAAGCTGCTGAAGCTGGTATCAAAGTTATCGTATGTATTACTGAAGGTATTCCTGTAGCAGATATGGTAAAAGTAAAATCTTACATTGCTGACAGAGACTGCAGATTGATCGGGCCAAACTGTCCTGGAATCATCACTTCTGAAGAAGCTAAAATTGGTATTATGCCAGGTTTTGTTTTCAAAAAAGGTAAAGTAGGTATCGTTTCTAAATCAGGAACTCTTACTTATGAAGCTGCTGATCAGGTGGTAAGAGCTGGTTACGGTATTTCTACTGCAATTGGTATCGGTGGTGACCCAATTATCGGAACAACTACAAGAGAAGCTTTGGAATTATTCATCAATGATCCTGAAACTGAAGCGGTTGTAATGATCGGTGAAATTGGTGGTGGATTGGAAGCTGAAGCTGCAAGATGGTACAAAGCTAGTGGTTCTACAAAACCGGTAGTAGGTTTCATCGCTGGACAAACTGCTCCTAAGGGAAGAACAATGGGACACGCAGGTGCTATTGTAGGTGGTGCTGAAGATACAGCTCAGGCTAAAATGGAAATCATGAGAGAAAACGGAATTAATGTGGTAGATTCTCCTGCTGATATTGGTGCTACTGTAGCAAAAGTATTAGGATAG
- a CDS encoding LpxD N-terminal domain-containing protein: MRFHSPQKLKTIADLIGSKFVGSEDFEVLGTNEIHMVKAGEIVFVNHPKYYDKALNSAATIILIDKEVDCPEGKALLVSDDPFRDFNKINTHFTRIYNFREELHDVEIGEGSHIHHSAVIGNNVTIGKNTLIFPNVVIGDRTVIGDNVVIQSNTVLGGDAFYYRKLNGNFDRLISVGNVVIENNVEIGNGCTIDRGVTDSTIIGEGSVLDNQIQIGHDTVIGKKCLIASQVGIAGCCVIGDEVTLWGQVGIASGNKIEAGSVLLGKTGVNRDLEKGTYIGMFAEDFKTYLKKEVKLRNLK, from the coding sequence ATGAGATTTCATTCTCCACAAAAATTAAAAACTATTGCCGATCTTATCGGATCTAAATTTGTTGGTTCTGAAGACTTTGAAGTATTGGGAACTAATGAGATTCACATGGTGAAAGCCGGTGAAATAGTTTTTGTAAACCATCCTAAATATTATGATAAAGCTTTAAATTCTGCTGCTACCATTATTTTAATTGATAAGGAAGTAGACTGCCCGGAAGGAAAAGCGCTATTGGTTTCTGATGACCCGTTCAGGGATTTTAATAAGATCAATACTCATTTTACGAGAATATATAATTTCAGAGAAGAACTTCACGATGTGGAAATCGGGGAAGGAAGCCATATTCACCATTCTGCAGTGATCGGAAACAATGTAACGATCGGAAAGAATACCCTTATTTTCCCGAATGTTGTTATTGGTGACAGAACGGTGATCGGTGATAATGTGGTGATTCAGTCGAATACAGTTTTAGGGGGGGATGCTTTTTATTACAGAAAACTGAATGGAAACTTTGATCGTCTAATTTCAGTGGGAAATGTCGTTATCGAAAATAATGTTGAAATCGGAAACGGATGTACCATCGACAGAGGAGTTACGGATTCTACGATCATCGGTGAAGGTTCAGTTTTAGACAATCAGATTCAGATTGGTCATGATACGGTTATTGGTAAAAAATGTCTGATTGCTTCACAAGTGGGAATTGCCGGTTGTTGTGTAATCGGTGATGAAGTAACATTGTGGGGGCAGGTTGGCATTGCTTCCGGAAATAAAATCGAAGCAGGATCTGTCCTTTTAGGAAAAACGGGAGTGAACAGAGACCTTGAAAAAGGAACTTATATTGGGATGTTCGCAGAAGATTTTAAAACTTATCTGAAGAAAGAAGTAAAACTGAGAAATCTCAAATAA
- the efp gene encoding elongation factor P: MATSNDIRKGLCIEYSNDIYKVIEFLHVKPGKGPAFVRTKLKSVTNGKVIDNTFSAGHKIEEVKVITRKFQYLYDDENGFHFMNNDDFSQLYLNKEMIENSNLMKAGEEVTIILKEADETPLSAELPQSVYLDVIEADPGVKGNTATNALKNAIVETGARVMVPLFIEPGDKIKVSTEDGSYLERVKE, from the coding sequence ATGGCAACAAGTAACGATATCAGAAAAGGTCTTTGCATTGAGTACAGCAATGATATTTATAAAGTAATCGAGTTCCTTCACGTAAAACCAGGAAAAGGACCTGCTTTCGTAAGAACAAAATTAAAATCAGTAACCAACGGAAAAGTAATTGATAACACTTTCTCTGCAGGACACAAAATTGAAGAAGTAAAAGTGATCACAAGAAAATTCCAGTATCTTTATGATGATGAGAACGGATTCCACTTCATGAACAATGATGACTTCTCTCAATTATATTTAAATAAAGAAATGATTGAAAACTCAAACCTGATGAAAGCAGGTGAAGAAGTTACAATTATCCTGAAAGAAGCTGATGAAACTCCACTTTCTGCTGAACTTCCTCAATCTGTTTACCTTGATGTAATCGAAGCTGATCCGGGAGTAAAAGGAAATACAGCAACCAATGCTCTTAAAAACGCGATCGTTGAAACCGGAGCAAGAGTAATGGTTCCTTTGTTCATTGAACCGGGAGACAAAATCAAAGTGAGCACTGAAGACGGTTCTTACTTAGAAAGAGTGAAAGAATAA
- the lpxA gene encoding acyl-ACP--UDP-N-acetylglucosamine O-acyltransferase, translating into MIHQLAAVDKRAKISKNVIVEPFTTIAGDVEIGEGTWIGPNVTIMDGARIGKNCRIFPGTVISAIPQDLKFDGEDTQVIIGDDTTIRECVTVNRGTKALGHTKIGKNCLIMATSHIAHDCVIGDHVIIVNGCGIAGHVEIGDYTVMGGLSAVHQFGKIGKHVMISGGTLVRKDIPPYVKVAREPMSYAGINSVGLRRRGFTNEKIFEIQKIYRAIFQMKMNVSQAITHIEKEMLPTAERDEILQFIQNSPRGIVKGYGTGKESN; encoded by the coding sequence ATGATTCATCAATTAGCAGCCGTAGATAAACGTGCAAAAATCAGTAAAAATGTAATTGTAGAACCTTTTACTACCATTGCAGGGGATGTGGAAATCGGAGAAGGAACATGGATCGGTCCTAATGTTACCATTATGGACGGGGCAAGAATCGGTAAAAATTGTAGGATTTTTCCCGGGACGGTAATTTCTGCAATTCCTCAGGATTTAAAATTTGATGGCGAAGATACTCAGGTCATTATCGGCGACGATACAACAATCAGAGAATGTGTAACGGTAAACAGAGGGACAAAAGCTCTGGGACACACTAAAATTGGGAAAAACTGCCTTATTATGGCGACTTCTCACATTGCTCACGACTGTGTTATCGGAGATCACGTTATTATTGTAAACGGTTGCGGTATTGCTGGTCACGTTGAGATTGGTGATTATACGGTGATGGGAGGTTTATCGGCTGTTCACCAGTTTGGTAAAATCGGAAAACACGTGATGATTTCCGGAGGGACTTTGGTGAGAAAAGATATTCCGCCTTATGTAAAAGTAGCAAGAGAACCGATGTCTTATGCAGGAATCAACTCGGTAGGTTTAAGAAGAAGAGGATTCACCAATGAAAAAATCTTCGAAATCCAAAAAATTTACAGAGCGATCTTCCAAATGAAAATGAATGTTTCTCAGGCAATCACTCATATTGAAAAAGAAATGCTTCCGACTGCTGAAAGAGATGAAATTCTTCAGTTTATCCAGAATTCGCCTAGAGGTATCGTAAAAGGATACGGAACAGGGAAAGAAAGTAACTAA
- a CDS encoding bifunctional UDP-3-O-[3-hydroxymyristoyl] N-acetylglucosamine deacetylase/3-hydroxyacyl-ACP dehydratase, producing MSDMQKTLQEEVTLSGIGLHTGKEVKLTIKPAKENTGFIFVRTDLEGHPQVEADVNYVVATERGTTLEKLGVKINTCEHLLAALVGCDVDNAILEMDASEPPILDGSSKFFVEAIESVGVVDQNAAREYLVVKEVLTYSDPATGSEITIIPSDTYEITTMVDFGTKVLGTQNATLKNISEFKEEISSARTFSFLHELEMLLDHGLIKGGDISNAIVYVDKDLTPDTTEKLKKAFGKDNVSIRPNGILDNLNLNYPNEAARHKLLDVIGDLALAGVKIKGKVIANKPGHYVNTQFAKKLNRQWKLQKKKNVPDFDLTKEPVFDINGIMKLMPHRPPFLLIDKVLELSDSHVVGLKNVTMNEPFFVGHFPKEPVMPGVLQVEALAQTGGILVLASVPDPENYSTYFIKIDKVKFKRKVIPGDTLIFKIELIEPIRRGIVHMQGYGYVGDTVAVEAELMAQVAKNKVD from the coding sequence ATGAGTGATATGCAAAAAACGCTTCAGGAAGAAGTAACACTTTCCGGAATCGGACTTCACACGGGTAAAGAAGTAAAACTAACCATTAAACCTGCAAAAGAAAACACAGGTTTTATATTTGTAAGAACAGATTTGGAGGGACATCCTCAGGTCGAAGCTGATGTTAACTATGTAGTAGCAACGGAAAGAGGAACAACATTAGAAAAATTAGGAGTAAAAATCAATACTTGTGAGCACCTTTTAGCTGCTTTAGTAGGTTGCGATGTAGACAACGCTATTTTAGAGATGGATGCTTCTGAACCTCCGATCTTAGACGGATCTTCAAAATTCTTTGTGGAAGCTATTGAAAGTGTAGGGGTGGTAGATCAGAATGCAGCGAGAGAATACCTTGTGGTAAAGGAAGTTCTTACGTACAGCGATCCTGCTACAGGCTCTGAAATTACAATCATTCCTTCAGATACCTACGAAATTACAACGATGGTAGATTTTGGAACTAAAGTTTTAGGAACTCAGAATGCTACGCTTAAAAATATTTCAGAATTTAAAGAAGAGATTTCATCTGCAAGAACGTTCAGTTTCTTACATGAGTTGGAAATGCTTTTAGATCACGGTTTGATTAAAGGTGGAGATATTTCCAATGCAATTGTATATGTAGATAAAGACCTTACTCCTGATACAACAGAAAAACTGAAGAAGGCTTTTGGTAAAGACAATGTGTCTATCAGACCCAACGGAATTCTTGATAACTTGAACTTAAACTATCCAAACGAAGCGGCAAGACACAAATTACTGGATGTAATCGGTGATCTAGCGTTGGCAGGTGTTAAAATAAAAGGTAAGGTAATTGCCAACAAACCAGGACATTATGTGAATACTCAATTTGCGAAAAAACTGAACCGTCAGTGGAAATTGCAGAAAAAGAAAAACGTTCCTGATTTTGATTTAACAAAAGAACCTGTTTTCGATATCAACGGAATTATGAAGCTGATGCCTCACAGACCTCCGTTTTTGTTGATCGATAAAGTTCTTGAACTTTCAGATTCTCACGTGGTAGGGCTTAAAAATGTTACAATGAACGAACCATTCTTCGTTGGACATTTCCCGAAAGAACCGGTAATGCCGGGAGTTCTTCAGGTAGAAGCTTTAGCCCAGACAGGAGGAATTCTCGTATTGGCAAGCGTTCCGGATCCTGAGAATTACTCTACGTATTTCATTAAAATTGATAAGGTAAAATTCAAGAGAAAAGTAATTCCCGGAGATACGCTTATTTTCAAAATTGAACTGATTGAACCTATCAGAAGAGGAATTGTTCATATGCAGGGGTATGGTTACGTAGGAGATACGGTAGCAGTAGAAGCAGAATTAATGGCCCAAGTTGCAAAAAATAAAGTTGATTAA
- the lpxD gene encoding UDP-3-O-(3-hydroxymyristoyl)glucosamine N-acyltransferase — protein sequence MEFTASQIASFIDGKIIGDENALITGVSPIEGGETGHLSFIAQDRFSHYLDTTKCSVIIVSEKLLSKDIYNPTVIVVKDAYLSFQVLMNLYQEMQGRKQGIEDGSSIHDTAVVGDKVYIGAFTYVSEKAKIGEGTQVYPQVYIGKGVKIGKNCKIDSGARIYDYCIIGDNCVIHSNTVIGGDGFGFQPTPEGFKKIPQLGNVIIEDDVEIGSNCSIDRATIGSTIIGKGTKIDNLIQIAHNVKIGQNNVIAAQAGIAGSTTIGDWNQIGGQVGVVGHIKIGNQVKIQAQSGVNSSVNDKDTLYGSPAISYNDYLRSYVHFRNLPEIVNRINNLENNSKDHTNE from the coding sequence ATGGAATTTACAGCTTCGCAAATTGCAAGTTTTATTGACGGAAAAATAATAGGTGACGAAAATGCGCTTATTACTGGAGTTTCACCTATTGAAGGAGGGGAAACCGGGCATCTTTCTTTTATAGCACAAGATAGATTTTCCCATTATTTGGACACTACCAAATGCTCCGTTATCATCGTTTCAGAAAAACTTTTATCAAAAGATATATATAATCCTACCGTGATTGTGGTAAAGGATGCTTACCTTTCTTTTCAGGTTTTAATGAATCTGTATCAGGAAATGCAGGGCAGAAAGCAGGGAATTGAAGACGGTTCTTCCATTCATGATACTGCTGTAGTGGGTGATAAGGTATATATCGGTGCTTTTACGTACGTATCTGAAAAAGCCAAAATTGGAGAAGGAACTCAGGTTTATCCGCAGGTTTACATCGGAAAAGGGGTAAAGATTGGTAAAAACTGTAAGATCGACAGTGGCGCAAGAATCTATGATTATTGTATTATCGGCGATAACTGTGTTATTCATTCTAATACCGTGATCGGAGGTGATGGATTTGGTTTTCAGCCCACCCCGGAAGGATTCAAAAAAATTCCTCAATTAGGAAACGTTATCATTGAAGATGATGTGGAAATCGGTTCAAACTGTAGTATCGACAGAGCTACCATTGGTTCTACGATCATAGGAAAAGGAACAAAAATAGATAATCTTATCCAAATTGCTCACAACGTAAAAATCGGTCAGAATAATGTAATTGCCGCACAAGCCGGAATTGCAGGATCTACTACCATCGGCGACTGGAACCAGATTGGCGGTCAGGTGGGTGTTGTCGGTCACATTAAAATAGGAAATCAGGTGAAAATTCAGGCTCAGAGTGGCGTGAATTCCAGCGTTAATGATAAAGATACATTGTACGGCTCACCGGCAATCAGCTATAATGACTATTTAAGAAGCTATGTACATTTCAGGAATTTACCTGAAATTGTGAATAGAATAAACAATCTTGAGAATAACTCAAAAGATCATACTAATGAGTGA
- a CDS encoding HD domain-containing protein, which translates to MQNKLKIINDPVHGFIKIPHEILFDIIEHPYFQRLRRIGQTGLLNLIFPGATHTRFHHAIGAMHLMFTALETLKQKGVKISEEEEKGAMLAILMHDIGHGPFSHALESMLMDDWHHENLSLLLMNKLNEEFEGKLSVAIEMFQGKYHRKFFNQLISSQLDVDRLDYLNRDSFFTGVSEGNINTQRIISMMNVCEEGELVIDAKGIYSIENFLTARMFMYWQVYYHKTSALAEFLLVKILERAKYLVSQGVDLPATENLKYFLHRGKNSATDEDVERFTQLDDNDVIQAMKNWQSAEDFILSYWCKCVIQRNLPKTIISSRAFDPGFIEEKVKKTNEFFGIDNGNELVHEIKRKLLPYNSKKQPIFLLQKNGKKIRLEESEDQLLSGLIVNKTTRYILMYPRDVSRMIS; encoded by the coding sequence ATGCAGAATAAGCTAAAAATTATCAACGATCCTGTTCACGGTTTTATCAAGATTCCACACGAAATATTATTTGATATCATTGAGCATCCCTATTTCCAGCGACTGAGAAGAATAGGACAGACAGGATTATTAAACTTGATTTTCCCGGGAGCCACCCATACCAGATTTCATCATGCGATTGGGGCAATGCATCTGATGTTTACCGCATTGGAAACATTGAAGCAAAAAGGCGTGAAAATTTCTGAAGAGGAAGAAAAAGGCGCTATGTTGGCGATTTTGATGCATGATATAGGTCACGGTCCGTTTTCTCATGCTTTGGAAAGTATGCTGATGGATGATTGGCATCATGAAAATCTTTCGTTGCTTTTGATGAACAAACTGAATGAAGAATTTGAAGGGAAGTTATCAGTTGCCATTGAAATGTTTCAGGGGAAATACCATAGAAAATTCTTTAATCAGCTTATTTCTTCACAATTGGATGTGGATCGGTTAGATTATTTAAACAGAGACAGTTTTTTTACAGGAGTCTCAGAAGGAAATATAAATACACAACGAATCATTTCCATGATGAATGTCTGTGAAGAAGGAGAACTGGTAATCGACGCAAAAGGGATTTATTCTATTGAGAATTTCCTGACGGCAAGAATGTTCATGTATTGGCAGGTGTATTATCACAAAACATCTGCTTTAGCTGAGTTTCTTTTGGTTAAAATTTTAGAAAGAGCAAAATATCTGGTTTCACAGGGTGTTGATCTTCCTGCGACTGAAAATCTGAAGTATTTTTTACATAGGGGAAAAAATTCTGCCACAGATGAAGATGTTGAAAGATTTACGCAGCTTGATGATAATGATGTTATTCAGGCGATGAAAAACTGGCAGTCGGCGGAGGATTTTATTCTTTCTTATTGGTGTAAATGTGTGATTCAGAGAAATCTTCCCAAAACAATTATTTCTTCCCGCGCATTTGATCCCGGATTTATTGAGGAAAAAGTAAAAAAGACCAATGAATTTTTCGGAATCGATAATGGAAATGAATTGGTGCACGAAATTAAACGAAAGCTTTTACCATACAATAGTAAAAAACAGCCGATTTTTTTATTACAGAAAAATGGAAAGAAAATAAGGCTTGAAGAGTCGGAAGATCAGCTTTTATCGGGGTTAATTGTAAATAAAACAACACGTTATATCCTAATGTACCCGAGAGATGTGTCACGCATGATTTCTTAA
- a CDS encoding bifunctional response regulator/alkaline phosphatase family protein, protein MSEKILWIDDEIDLLKPHIVFLEKKGYQVTPVNNVNEALELMDSEKFALTLIDENMPGISGLEAIPMIKEKDNSLKIVMVTKSEEEHIMEEAIGSQIADYILKPVNPNQILLSLKKNLQEDNLVEQKTILQYQQEFRNLSMELSYLRTYQDWAEYYKKIVNWELKFDKVTDNEFADLLQSQKEEANIQFAKFVENNYEDWLHDSEKPMMSHTLFKDKVKPEVEKEKVLLLMVDNLRYDQWKVIEPLFTKHYNKVSEDYYYSILPTATQYARNSFFAGLMPSEIEKRFPDKWFNDNEEGNKNEFERDFLEDQMKRIGLGSKSMKYLKVLNADFERKIYDDFNQHKNNDLLVIVYNFIDILSHAKTDNHIVDQLIRDDKTFRSLTLNWFENSSLLKIIKVAAENGFKLVITTDHGTVYVKRPSRVVGDRETSTNIRYKTGKSLTYDNSDVWAVSNPEKLFLPKGNLSSKYIFAKNNIFLAYPKNYNHFVNYYKETYQHGGISLEECIIPISILEPK, encoded by the coding sequence ATGTCGGAAAAGATATTATGGATAGATGATGAAATAGATTTACTAAAACCTCATATTGTATTCTTAGAAAAAAAAGGGTATCAGGTAACTCCTGTTAATAATGTAAACGAAGCGTTGGAATTAATGGATTCCGAAAAGTTTGCACTGACCCTTATCGATGAAAATATGCCCGGAATTTCCGGACTTGAAGCCATTCCTATGATTAAGGAAAAAGATAATTCTTTAAAAATTGTAATGGTTACCAAAAGCGAAGAAGAACATATTATGGAAGAGGCTATTGGTTCTCAGATCGCAGATTATATATTAAAGCCTGTAAATCCTAATCAGATCTTACTTTCCCTTAAAAAGAATCTCCAGGAAGACAACCTGGTTGAGCAGAAAACCATTTTACAATACCAGCAGGAATTCAGAAACCTTTCTATGGAGCTTTCTTACCTAAGAACGTACCAGGACTGGGCAGAATATTATAAAAAAATCGTGAATTGGGAACTTAAATTTGATAAAGTGACCGATAACGAATTTGCAGATCTTCTTCAGTCTCAAAAAGAGGAAGCGAACATCCAGTTTGCAAAATTTGTAGAGAATAATTACGAAGATTGGTTACACGACTCGGAAAAGCCAATGATGAGCCATACCTTATTTAAAGATAAAGTAAAGCCTGAAGTTGAAAAAGAAAAGGTTCTTTTACTGATGGTGGATAACCTTAGATATGACCAATGGAAAGTCATTGAACCATTATTTACGAAACATTACAATAAAGTTTCCGAGGATTATTATTACAGCATTCTTCCTACGGCAACCCAATATGCAAGAAACTCATTTTTTGCAGGATTGATGCCTTCTGAAATAGAAAAACGTTTTCCTGACAAATGGTTTAATGATAATGAAGAAGGGAACAAAAACGAATTTGAACGTGACTTTCTGGAAGATCAAATGAAAAGAATCGGGCTCGGTTCAAAATCAATGAAATATTTAAAAGTGCTGAATGCTGATTTTGAAAGAAAAATCTATGATGATTTCAACCAGCACAAAAACAATGACCTGTTAGTGATTGTCTATAATTTTATTGATATTCTTTCTCACGCAAAAACCGATAATCATATTGTAGACCAACTCATTAGAGATGACAAAACTTTCCGTTCTCTCACTTTAAACTGGTTTGAGAATTCATCTTTGTTAAAAATAATAAAAGTGGCTGCGGAAAACGGGTTCAAACTGGTAATTACTACAGACCACGGAACGGTGTATGTAAAAAGACCGAGCCGTGTTGTAGGTGACCGAGAAACCTCTACCAACATACGGTATAAAACAGGGAAAAGTTTAACCTATGACAATAGCGATGTCTGGGCTGTTTCAAATCCTGAAAAATTATTTTTACCAAAAGGTAACTTAAGCTCAAAATATATTTTTGCCAAAAACAATATTTTCCTGGCTTATCCTAAGAATTATAATCACTTTGTAAATTATTATAAAGAGACCTATCAACACGGAGGAATATCTTTGGAAGAGTGTATTATTCCGATCAGTATTTTAGAGCCTAAATAG
- a CDS encoding exodeoxyribonuclease III: MKLITYNVNGIRAAFTKDFLGWLKTADPDIICIQESKAGNDQIDIESLEKLGYHSYWHSAVRKGYSGVGIASKTKPNHVEYGCGIESYDNEGRIIRADFDGFSAISVYVPSASNIERLDFKMQFCHDFLKYIKNLKQTIPNLIISGDFNICHQAIDIHNPVGLKNTSGFLPMEREWMTDFINECELIDSFRFFNQDPDNYTWWSYRQNSRAKNKGWRLDYNFASYGLKDKLTRAVILKEAVHSDHCPALVELNV; the protein is encoded by the coding sequence ATGAAATTAATTACTTACAACGTAAACGGGATACGGGCAGCTTTTACCAAAGATTTTTTAGGCTGGCTGAAAACTGCTGATCCGGATATTATCTGTATTCAGGAGAGCAAAGCAGGTAACGACCAGATAGATATTGAAAGTCTTGAAAAACTGGGCTATCACAGTTATTGGCATTCTGCTGTAAGAAAAGGCTATAGCGGAGTCGGAATTGCATCAAAAACAAAGCCTAATCATGTAGAATATGGCTGTGGAATTGAAAGCTACGACAATGAAGGAAGAATCATAAGAGCAGATTTTGATGGTTTCTCTGCCATTTCAGTATATGTACCTTCTGCATCCAATATTGAAAGACTGGATTTCAAAATGCAGTTTTGCCACGATTTTTTAAAATATATTAAAAATTTAAAACAGACGATTCCTAATCTCATTATCTCCGGTGATTTTAATATTTGCCATCAAGCGATTGATATCCATAATCCGGTTGGTTTAAAAAATACTTCCGGCTTTCTTCCTATGGAAAGAGAATGGATGACCGATTTTATTAACGAATGCGAGCTGATAGACAGTTTCAGGTTTTTTAATCAGGATCCGGACAATTATACCTGGTGGAGCTACAGACAAAATTCGAGAGCGAAGAACAAAGGATGGAGACTTGATTATAATTTTGCAAGCTATGGTTTAAAGGATAAGCTTACAAGAGCGGTTATTTTGAAAGAAGCAGTACATTCCGACCACTGTCCGGCTTTAGTGGAGCTTAATGTTTAA
- a CDS encoding septal ring lytic transglycosylase RlpA family protein, giving the protein MMKRFILVIIMMISTFGISSFTSNTTDAKRTSYASYYHDKFNGRKTASGEVFDNSKFTAANRTLPFGTNIKVTNLDNGKSVVVRVNDRGPYHSSRSLDMSKAAFDEIGNINHGTIPVEYEIVD; this is encoded by the coding sequence ATGATGAAAAGATTCATTCTCGTAATCATAATGATGATTTCAACCTTTGGTATTTCTTCTTTTACGAGTAATACCACAGATGCGAAAAGAACAAGTTATGCATCGTACTACCACGATAAATTTAATGGTAGAAAAACAGCAAGCGGTGAAGTATTTGATAATTCAAAGTTCACAGCGGCAAACAGAACGCTTCCATTTGGAACCAATATTAAAGTGACCAATTTGGACAACGGTAAGTCGGTAGTTGTAAGAGTAAATGATAGAGGACCTTACCATTCATCAAGATCTTTAGACATGTCTAAAGCTGCGTTCGATGAGATCGGAAATATCAATCATGGTACTATTCCGGTTGAATATGAAATTGTCGATTAA